The Pelodiscus sinensis isolate JC-2024 chromosome 32, ASM4963464v1, whole genome shotgun sequence genomic sequence GCAAACCTgaatctcccctctcctcccccagacactCTGCCGGATGCACTGGAGGGACCCCTCAGCCTGTATAGACCAGGTGAGCTGCCTCAGGCCTCGTgcccccctcagagccaggcctgctgtcaGGCGCAGTGCGGTGCCAAAGGACAGGCACCGGGCAGGCTGTTTAGCACCTCTGGCCAGGCCCCAGCCATGGGAACAGAGccacaaactgcccctcccccagctttcacTGGCACAGgggcctcctcccgcccccaaacgcctcctcctgagccagcccagagccccagcccagagtccaaccccccagcccagagccctttaTCTCCAGGaatccccaagggtatgtctacactacaaagttaattcgaactaacagccgctacacatacaaaccgctagttcgaacttaatttgaactagcggagcgcttaattcgaactaggtaaacctcattctatgacgactaatgcctagtttgaattaagtagttcgaattaagggctgtgtagctacttaattcgaactagtgggaggctagccctccccagcttgccctggtggccactctgggcaccaccagggaaactattctgcccccctcccagccctggagcccttaaaggggcacaggctggctacggtgcccgtgccaggtgcaagcttgccagcacccagccagcagaccctgcacctggcacggcacgagctagccacccgctgccacccagccctccccctcttcccgggaccaggctggcggctcatgggagcctgcccaggtccgcaagaggcgggcgcccgcccgGTTTAGTGaagacctcatccacaacctccgcactaggcacaggaaagtggccgtctagggcaggagagctgccagcctggccacccaggagcaggtttgcatgaaaatcagggtggtccagtgagacccccaaccctgagccctgaacttagaatggccgtactgggtcagaccaaaggtccatctagcccagtagcctgtctgccgacagcggccaacactaggtactctggagggaatggaccaaagacaatgaccaacccatttgtctcgtgccatccctctccagccttccacaaacagaggccagggtcaccatttctaccccctggctaatagcactccatggacccaacctccatgacttgatctcacttccctttaaactctgttctagttctagccttcacagcctcctgcagcaaggagttccacaggttgactctttgcttttggaagaagaactttctgttactagtttgaagcctgctacccattccttccccttgttctctggggaagggagtggggaggtCCAAGAGGGGAGTTTCTCTTCCCCCCAGTGACTGACGGGCTGTGCCCAGCATGGACTCTGGGGCACGTGGGGACATTGctctttctcctgctcccagcagaggacCCAAGAGTCCATGGGAGGGTCCCTGCTCTGCcgggggaagggatggatcagACCCCAGAGGACCAGGGCCCGGGGCACAGacaggggcagccctgggcccatggcaggcagctggggagctgctgagagcagagctctggtcctgttccccttttcctctccccccgtgtgagctcagtttctctctccctccgcccagcccccactgggacccccctcagctccctggggcccctcttccttctgtcacccctgagtcagcctcctgccatggctgggacAGAGACACCCCTGTTCCCTCCGCACGGCACCTGGGCACCCCCAGTGCAGGACTCGCCTTGTTCAGCCTcttcccgcccagcccagctggggccagtccctgcccctccctgctggctctgcgggGTCTGGGCGCTGGGCCGGAGGCTGAGCACCCTGGTGGGGGGCAGGTCGGAGCTCAGCCCAGAGCTCCAGTGCGGCGGGAAAGGAGCcgagcccagacgtgccgtgcggGGGAGACGTGTCCCAGGGGGAATCACAaaccctgcccagaggcagctgggacccagggacatttcaatggggaggggcccagccaTGGGCAGGGCCTGGATCCAGCCAGCCCTGACCAGGCAGTTTCCATCCCGTCCCTCTGGGGTCCCCGGCCCTCTGGGGTCCCCTGCCCAGAGTTGCTcatccagggagagggggcagattcccagtgtcagggcccctctgatcccttctctctgccacggcccctccctgccagggagtgagctgccccttgggctgggcagagacctcagggctgctccccactcagagccgggtgcccctggaggcaggagagtccctgagtcactgcccagctggggcagattctgtccctgacgccatcgaccccccccagggctgagctctgctcCTCACACTCTGATTCTCCCCCAGCCAACGTGACTCTGGATTCAGACACGGCGCATCCCCAGCTCGTCCTGACGGaggatgggaaacgtgtgagaCTGGGAAACACACGGCAGCCACGGCCCGACATCCGGGAGAGATTTGACAGTGTGTCCTGTGTACTCGGCCGTGAGGgcttcacctcggggagacattactgggaggtggaggtgggggttgggcaATACTGGGCTTTGGGGGTGGCCAGACAGTCTGTGATCAGAAAGGGAGGGATCAGCCTGAGCCCTAAAgaggggatctgggctgtggggtggtggtgggatCAGTTCCGGGCTCTCACTGACCCTGCAACCCCCCTGCCACTGAGCCCCCCCCGCAGGATCCGGGTTTGCCTGGACTGTGACTGGGGGCTGGTAACATTTATTGATGCGGCTGCCAAAgccccgatcttcactttcccgccgggctccctccctggggagagaatccgaccctggatctgggtggggtggggcacaaACACCGAGCTCCGACTGTCGTCCTGACAGCAGCCCCTCtggcctcacacaccccagtctgtgtgaccctggaggactcccctgtacccagcccctggctcctcatTTCTATGGTTCCTGaaacctcctccccttctctccctgcagctccacttaagggaggtggaaggacagaggagcagacaggccctgaagggcagagctggaggcTGGATAGAGACAGAACTAGCAACCttgctggggacaggcagagttCAGATCAGGTCACACAAATCATCCacccccatggctctgcccctcactagtcccctctcccctcccccacctttgggCTCTGGGGGCCAGCTGAGCTCAGGAAAGCAGCCGGCCCTGGCTCCtgaagctgctgcctgctgggaacgttgctctcccctgcagagctggagacaAGGAGCGAGCtccaggcgggggctgggctaTTGCAACGCTGAACGGCGCTGCCTGGAATTGTAGCTGCCCAGAAAATCCCTGGCACGACGCTGCGAGCCCCCAGCCTGAGTGACGGGGGATGGGAGTGTCTGGGACAAGCCAGCAGgcctggcagggagctgcctgagctAGTCTATGGGGGGCGCTCACCAGGGAAcatcagagcagccacactgggttagatcaaaggcccatccagccccgtgtcctgtcggcccacagtggccagtgccaggtgccccagagggagggaacagaacagggaccatCCAGTGAcacctcccctgtcgcccattcccagccccccacacacagaggccagggctccctccctgcccagcccctgtgtAACTTTTGTGTCGGGAACTGAGAGTGAATCATTCGCtttaataaaatgtttccatCTTCTCCTGTCTGGTTGCTCTCTGGTGTGTTCCCCCCTCTAGGAAATGGATTGTTGCCGCAAagggggatttcttgcgcaagaaaccgctaCGGCTaaactggccatcagagctttcttgagcaagagggcgtccacactaccgtggatgctcttgcacaaaagcacatgccagtgtagacgcgctcttgtggaagactttttgggcaaggactcttccgcaaaacagttcttgcgcaagaagctgccagtgtagacgtagcctgagggatacaggagtcagagtaagaagtcctacagcttggcaatattttgaaaccattttgaaataactacatgcTGTGTAGAGATggactaacttatttcaaaataaagttgcagtgtagacacaggggctgtgtctacactgggccacttattccggaaaatcagccgcttttccggaataagctgcgagctgtctacactaaccccttgaatttccggaaaagcaacgactctctactgtacaaaatcagccgctattccggaaaaactattctgctcccgctcgggcataagtccttattccggaacactgttccggaaaagggccagtgtagacagcccagtagtcttttccggaaaaaagccctgatcgcgaaaatggcgatcggggctcgtttccggaaaagtgcgtctatattggccacggacgcttttccaggcAGTGCGGAGCCGGCACGGCTCTCCCAttgacctgggggaagggcacGGGTGAGTCACTCCGCTAGGGGCTGTGGGCgggaaggagaggcagaggaCAGGTGGGATGGAGTAAAGCAGCCCCTTGCCTCCTCCTTCTGACTGCTCCATCCCAGCACTGGGCCATGGGAACGAGGACCCCGGTGAGCCAAAGGATTCGGAGCAGCAGGGTGTCCTCCAGCCCTGAGCTGAGTCCAGCCTCTCAGGTCCAGCTCAACCACTCCCATGGCTTGCCCAGGTACCAAACCCAGGTCAatggaaccctcccccccccccaagttctcACATTCCTCTGTCCGCAGGCCCCAAaacctgcctctctgcagctgctcccctggcaaAGGCTGCAGGTctggtttctgcctctgggccagggctgcagagggaggggccacagccagggccagctctaggttttttgccaccccaagcaaaacatttttggccacccccttcccctgcccttggcCCGCTGCTGCAGGAGAGGCCCTGAGGAGGAAAGTGCCCCTTGTACCTGGCGGCTCTTTGACTCCCATCCCCCTCTGGCCAAACCCAGCCtagtcctgtcccccctccacacaccccgaccccccccactgaacccagtttccaccttctctcccctcccagccaagCCCGATCCTCCACCTCCCCCAACTGACTCTGTCTCTTTCCCCGCCGAAGCCCCGTGTCCCCTCCCCGCAGCAGGTGCGGGAACGTGGGAGCGCCCCGTGGCGCGTATCATTCTTCCCAGGGGCCGGGTGAGGCAGCAAGAGCACCCGCCCCCCTGCAGGCCCTGGCTCCGCCCCGTCCCTTGCCCTGGGGCCACAGGCAGGCCTGCGGGGCAGTGAGGTTGGCCAGGATCCGCCCCTGGACATGGGCCGCTCCAAGCAGGTGCtcgatttgctggtgcctagagccagtgCGACCACAGAAAGTGAAGCCCTCCGTTTTTGCGACCATTGCGGTTTCTGTCATGCATACGTGAAATTCGTTGCTACTGCTCAGGACTTGCTACCTGGGTCAGAGGTTGCAAAATCCAAGGGATGGGGTGTaagtctgggtacgtctacactacagcgctaattcgaactaacttagttaattcgaactaagctaattcgaactaacgcgtctagaactaaaaactagttcgaattagcgttttgctaattcgaactagcaagtccacattgagtggaccctgaacagggcttaaggatggccggaagcagtgccggcagggcatcagaggaggacttagagcgtggagctgctgtctcaggctagccgagggctgcacttaaagggtcccaacccccaccccggacagacagttctaaggggtgccccgcttgcaaagcagtcctggcttggagtgcccggagtacccacactgggcacatcacaccactcggccatcagcccggctgcacttgccgcaggctgccatctggggagagggagcaattggggggctgcaggagagcttccacccccagaagcccgcagagccagcccagtcctccccatcgggggctcgtaccccattcctccctcacctccttccacttacccttccctagccccccttcctgatgtacaaaataaagataacgtttcttccaacattgactctgtctttattgaacaaaactgggggagactgggaaaaggaggtgggagaggggaagagaaaggctggaagaggggagggcaaataacatgatcaggggttgggaacaggtcccatatgaagagaggctacagagactgggactgttcagcttagaaaagaggagacggaggggggacaggatagaggtctctaaaagcaggggttgggtggagagggtgcatacagaaaagttcttcatgagttcccataaagaaggactagaggacaccaaaggaaaggaatgggtagcaggcttcaaactagtaagagacagttgttgttgacaaagcaaatagttaacctgtggaactccttgctgcaggaggctgtgaaggctacaactagaacagagtttaaagggaagtgagatcaagtcatggaggctgggtccatggagtgctattagccagagggtaggagtggtgtccctgcccaaagtttgtggaaggctggagagggatggcaggagacaaatggcttggtcactgtcttcggtccatcccctccagggtccctagggttggctgctgtcggcagacaggctactgggctagatggacctttggtctgacccaggacggccattgtaagctcagggctcagggtcgggggtctcagtggacccccttgattttcatgcacacctgctcctgggtggccaggctggcagctctcctgccctagacggccactttcctgtgcctagtgcagagatcatggacgaggtccacgatgtccgcactagcccaggaaggtgcccgcctcttgcggtccagggcaagctcccgggagccgccagcctggtcccgggaagagggggtgggctgggggacatcgggtgggtggctctgtgccgtgccaggtgcagggtctgctggctgggtgctggcaggcttgcacctggcacgggctccgcagccagcccgtgcccctttaaggggtccggggccgggaggggggctgacgagtttccctggtgttggccagagtggccaccagggaaacctgggga encodes the following:
- the LOC142823217 gene encoding zinc finger protein RFP-like, whose translation is MVMFFLWFFFQKRTQAERQKIVTQFQQLRQFLEEQERLLLAQLQKLDEMIVEAGTDTVTKLSEQISRLSERIRELEGTCQKPASEFLQEIRGTLTRCEKGQAQQPDEMAPQLEERVHGFSQKVTALSETLREFKDTLPDALEGPLSLYRPANVTLDSDTAHPQLVLTEDGKRVRLGNTRQPRPDIRERFDSVSCVLGREGFTSGRHYWEVEVGVGQYWALGVARQSVIRKGGISLSPKEGIWAVGWWWDQFRALTDPATPLPLSPPRRIRVCLDCDWGLVTFIDAAAKAPIFTFPPGSLPGERIRPWIWVGWGTNTELRLSS